The following are encoded together in the Halomonas halophila genome:
- the rpsG gene encoding 30S ribosomal protein S7: MPRRRVAAKREILPDPKFGSERLAKFMNHLMISGKKSVAERIVYGALDRVADRSNEEPLEIFDKALETIQPMVEVKSRRVGGATYQVPVEVRPSRRQALAMRWLVDAARRRGEKTMVQRLAGEMLDAAEGKGSAVKKREDVHRMAEANKAFSHYRF; this comes from the coding sequence ATGCCTAGAAGAAGAGTTGCGGCCAAGCGCGAGATCCTCCCGGATCCCAAGTTCGGATCCGAGCGCCTGGCGAAGTTCATGAACCACCTGATGATCAGCGGCAAGAAGTCCGTAGCTGAGCGCATCGTCTATGGTGCGCTGGACAGGGTTGCCGATCGTTCCAACGAAGAGCCGCTGGAGATCTTCGACAAGGCGCTGGAAACCATCCAGCCCATGGTCGAGGTGAAGTCTCGCCGCGTCGGCGGTGCGACCTATCAGGTACCGGTCGAAGTGCGTCCGTCTCGCCGTCAGGCGCTGGCCATGCGTTGGCTGGTGGACGCCGCACGTCGTCGCGGTGAGAAGACCATGGTGCAGCGTCTGGCTGGCGAAATGCTGGATGCCGCCGAAGGCAAGGGTTCGGCCGTCAAGAAGCGTGAAGACGTGCATCGCATGGCAGAGGCCAACAAGGCCTTCTCTCACTACCGCTTCTAA
- the rpsL gene encoding 30S ribosomal protein S12: MATINQLVRKPRKRQAAKSDVPALQACPQKRGVCTRVYTTTPKKPNSALRKVCRVRLTNGFEVSSYIGGEGHNLQEHSVVLIRGGRVKDLPGVRYHTVRGALDTSGVQNRKQGRSKYGTKRPKA, from the coding sequence ATGGCTACCATCAATCAGCTCGTGCGCAAGCCGCGCAAGCGTCAGGCCGCCAAGAGCGACGTGCCTGCGCTGCAGGCCTGCCCGCAGAAGCGCGGCGTCTGCACCCGCGTTTACACCACCACCCCGAAGAAGCCGAACTCGGCCCTGCGTAAGGTCTGCCGTGTGCGCCTGACCAACGGCTTCGAGGTGTCTTCCTACATCGGCGGTGAAGGCCACAACCTCCAGGAGCACTCCGTGGTCCTGATCCGTGGCGGTCGAGTGAAGGACCTTCCGGGTGTCCGTTACCACACCGTTCGCGGTGCCCTGGATACCTCCGGCGTCCAGAACCGTAAGCAGGGTCGTTCCAAGTACGGTACCAAGCGTCCGAAGGCCTAA
- the rpoC gene encoding DNA-directed RNA polymerase subunit beta', which produces MKDLVKVLKSQSQSDEFDAIKITLASPDMIRSWSFGEVKKPETINYRTFKPERDGLFCAKIFGPVKDYECLCGKYKRMKHRGIICEKCGVEVTKAAVRRERMGHIELASPVAHIWFLKSLPSRIGMFLDMTLRDIERVLYFESFMVVDPGMTTLERGQLLNDEQYFEALEEFGDDFDARMGAEAVQAMLKDIDLEEEIERLREEIPQTNSETKIKKLSKRLKLLEAFQGSGNDPAWMVMEVLPVLPPDLRPLVPLDGGRFATSDLNDLYRRVINRNNRLKRLLDLNAPDIIVRNEKRMLQEAVDALLDNGRRGRAITGSNKRPLKSLADMIKGKQGRFRQNLLGKRVDYSGRSVITVGPTLRLHQCGLPKKMALELFKPFIYSKLQASGQASTIKAAKKMVERELPEVWDILADVIREHPVLLNRAPTLHRLGIQAFEPLLIEGKAIQLHPLVCAAYNADFDGDQMAVHVPLTLEAQLEARALMMATNNVLSPANGEPIIVPSQDVVLGLYYMTREKINAKGEGMVFSDLNEVERAFGTQSVDLHARVKVRLDEVTVDEETGEQSQTRKIYDTTVGRALLFRILPEGVSFELIDQPMKKKAISQLINEVYRCAGLKPAVIFADQLMYTGFRMATWSGASIGVNDFVIPDAKAEIVEGAEEEVKEIEDQFSSGLVTAGEKYNKVIDIWARANDQVAKAMMTGISKESVIDREGNEVEQDSFNSVFIMADSGARGSAAQIRQLAGMRGLMAKPDGSIIETPIVANFREGLNVLQYFISTHGARKGLADTALKTANSGYLTRRLVDVAQDMVITEADCGTENGLTLHPVIEGGDIIVSLAQRVLGRVVAQDVIDPESEEVLIPRGTLLDEAWCAELDTMGVDEIVVRSAISCDTSHGVCSSCYGRDLARGHQVNVGESVGVIAAQSIGEPGTQLTMRTFHIGGAASRASAVDSVQVKHGGKVRLHNIKHVERGDGKLVVVSRSSALAVADEHGREREYYKLPYGAELSVKDGDVVDAGQTVAKWDPHTHPIVAEAEGKVQYADMDEGVTIHRSVDEMTGLSSIEVIESAARPMAGRDKRPMILLSDEAGKPVTVANSDTPVQYLLPGKAIVTVDDGSKIGVGEVVARIPVEATGNKDITGGLPRVADLFEARKPKEPAILAEISGTISFGKETKGKRRLAITPESGDPFEMLIPKWRQIAVFEGETVEKGEVISDGPSNPHDILRLLGIAELAKYIVAEVQDVYRLQGVGINDKHIEVIVRQMLRKVEITDAGDSDFIPGDQVELVRVLEQNAALEATDKFPAKYQRLLLGITKASLATESFISAASFQETTRVLTEAAVTGKRDYLRGLKENVVVGRLIPAGTGLTHHAERRRKREDAERVLQPSAQDVEQELGAQLTALDSDDDEI; this is translated from the coding sequence ATGAAAGATTTGGTGAAAGTCCTCAAATCGCAGTCTCAGTCCGACGAGTTCGACGCGATCAAGATCACGCTGGCGTCGCCGGACATGATTCGCAGCTGGTCCTTCGGCGAGGTCAAGAAGCCCGAGACCATCAACTATCGTACCTTCAAGCCGGAGCGCGACGGCCTGTTCTGCGCCAAGATCTTCGGCCCGGTGAAGGATTACGAGTGCCTGTGCGGCAAGTACAAGCGGATGAAGCATCGCGGCATCATCTGCGAGAAGTGCGGCGTGGAGGTCACCAAGGCCGCCGTGCGCCGCGAGCGCATGGGCCACATCGAGCTGGCCAGCCCGGTCGCGCACATCTGGTTCCTGAAGTCGCTGCCGTCCCGCATCGGCATGTTCCTGGACATGACCCTGCGCGACATCGAGCGGGTGCTCTACTTCGAGAGCTTCATGGTCGTCGATCCGGGCATGACCACCCTCGAGCGCGGCCAGCTGCTCAACGACGAGCAGTACTTCGAGGCCCTCGAGGAGTTCGGTGACGACTTCGACGCCCGCATGGGTGCCGAGGCCGTCCAGGCCATGCTCAAGGACATCGATCTCGAGGAAGAGATCGAGCGTCTGCGCGAGGAAATCCCGCAGACCAACTCCGAGACCAAGATCAAGAAGCTGTCCAAGCGCCTGAAGCTGCTGGAGGCCTTCCAGGGCTCCGGCAACGACCCGGCGTGGATGGTGATGGAAGTGCTGCCGGTGCTGCCGCCGGACCTGCGTCCGCTGGTGCCGCTGGACGGCGGTCGCTTCGCGACCTCCGACCTGAACGACCTCTACCGTCGCGTGATCAACCGCAACAACCGCCTCAAGCGGCTGCTGGATCTCAACGCGCCGGACATCATCGTGCGCAACGAGAAGCGCATGCTGCAGGAAGCGGTCGACGCCCTGCTCGACAACGGCCGCCGCGGCCGGGCCATCACCGGCTCGAACAAGCGCCCGCTGAAGTCGCTGGCCGACATGATCAAGGGCAAGCAGGGGCGTTTCCGTCAGAACCTGCTGGGCAAGCGCGTCGACTACTCCGGCCGCTCGGTCATCACCGTGGGTCCGACCCTGCGTCTGCACCAGTGCGGTCTGCCGAAGAAGATGGCGCTCGAGCTGTTCAAGCCGTTCATCTACTCCAAGCTGCAGGCCAGCGGCCAGGCGTCCACCATCAAGGCCGCCAAGAAGATGGTCGAGCGCGAGCTGCCGGAGGTGTGGGACATCCTCGCCGATGTCATCCGCGAGCATCCGGTGCTGCTCAACCGCGCCCCGACCCTGCACCGTCTCGGCATCCAGGCCTTCGAGCCGCTGCTGATCGAGGGCAAGGCGATCCAGCTGCACCCGCTGGTGTGTGCCGCCTACAACGCCGACTTCGACGGCGACCAGATGGCCGTCCACGTGCCGCTGACCCTGGAAGCGCAGCTCGAAGCCCGCGCGCTGATGATGGCCACCAACAACGTGCTGTCACCGGCCAACGGCGAGCCGATCATCGTGCCGTCCCAGGACGTGGTGTTGGGTCTGTATTACATGACCCGCGAGAAGATCAATGCCAAGGGTGAGGGCATGGTGTTCTCCGACCTCAACGAGGTCGAGCGCGCCTTCGGCACCCAGAGCGTCGACCTGCACGCCCGCGTCAAGGTGCGCCTCGACGAGGTGACCGTGGACGAGGAGACCGGCGAGCAGAGCCAGACTCGCAAGATCTACGACACCACCGTGGGTCGCGCGCTGCTGTTCCGCATCCTGCCCGAAGGCGTGTCCTTCGAGCTGATCGACCAGCCGATGAAGAAGAAGGCGATCTCCCAGCTGATCAACGAGGTGTATCGCTGCGCCGGCCTGAAGCCCGCGGTGATCTTCGCCGACCAGCTGATGTACACCGGCTTCCGCATGGCCACCTGGTCCGGCGCCTCCATCGGCGTCAACGACTTCGTCATCCCGGATGCCAAGGCCGAGATCGTCGAAGGCGCCGAGGAAGAGGTCAAGGAAATCGAGGACCAGTTCTCCTCCGGTCTGGTGACCGCGGGCGAGAAGTACAACAAGGTCATCGATATCTGGGCCCGTGCCAACGACCAGGTCGCCAAGGCGATGATGACCGGCATCTCCAAGGAGAGCGTCATCGACCGTGAGGGCAACGAGGTCGAGCAGGACTCCTTCAACAGCGTCTTCATCATGGCCGACTCCGGTGCCCGGGGTAGTGCCGCCCAGATCCGCCAGCTGGCGGGCATGCGTGGCCTCATGGCCAAGCCGGACGGCTCGATCATCGAGACCCCGATCGTCGCCAACTTCCGTGAAGGCCTGAACGTCCTCCAGTACTTCATCTCGACCCACGGTGCGCGTAAGGGCCTGGCGGATACGGCACTCAAGACCGCCAACTCCGGTTACCTGACCCGTCGTCTGGTCGACGTGGCACAGGACATGGTCATCACCGAGGCCGATTGCGGCACCGAGAACGGCCTGACCCTGCACCCGGTCATCGAGGGCGGCGACATCATCGTCTCGCTGGCCCAGCGCGTGCTTGGCCGCGTGGTCGCCCAGGACGTCATCGATCCCGAGAGCGAGGAAGTGCTGATTCCGCGCGGCACGCTGCTCGACGAGGCCTGGTGCGCCGAGCTCGACACCATGGGCGTCGACGAGATCGTGGTGCGCTCCGCGATCAGCTGTGACACCAGCCATGGCGTCTGCTCCTCGTGCTACGGTCGCGACCTGGCCCGTGGCCATCAGGTCAACGTCGGCGAGTCCGTGGGCGTCATCGCCGCCCAGTCGATCGGTGAGCCGGGTACCCAGCTGACCATGCGGACCTTCCACATCGGCGGTGCGGCCTCTCGTGCCTCCGCAGTGGACAGCGTCCAGGTCAAGCACGGCGGCAAGGTGCGCCTGCACAACATCAAGCACGTGGAACGCGGCGACGGCAAGCTGGTCGTGGTCTCCCGCTCCAGCGCCCTGGCCGTCGCCGACGAGCACGGTCGCGAGCGCGAGTACTACAAGCTGCCCTACGGCGCCGAGCTCTCCGTCAAGGACGGCGATGTCGTCGACGCCGGTCAGACCGTGGCCAAGTGGGATCCGCACACTCACCCGATCGTGGCCGAGGCCGAGGGCAAGGTGCAGTACGCGGACATGGACGAGGGCGTCACCATCCACCGCAGCGTGGACGAGATGACCGGCCTGTCCTCCATCGAGGTGATCGAGTCTGCGGCGCGTCCCATGGCCGGCCGCGACAAGCGCCCGATGATCCTGCTGTCCGACGAGGCCGGCAAGCCGGTGACCGTGGCCAACTCCGACACCCCGGTGCAGTACCTGCTGCCCGGCAAGGCGATCGTGACCGTCGACGACGGTTCCAAGATCGGCGTCGGCGAGGTGGTGGCCCGTATTCCGGTGGAAGCCACCGGTAACAAGGACATCACCGGTGGTCTGCCGCGCGTGGCCGACCTGTTCGAGGCGCGCAAGCCGAAAGAGCCGGCGATCCTCGCCGAGATCAGCGGTACCATCAGCTTCGGCAAGGAAACCAAGGGCAAGCGTCGTCTGGCGATCACCCCGGAATCCGGCGATCCGTTCGAGATGCTGATCCCGAAATGGCGCCAGATCGCGGTGTTCGAGGGTGAGACCGTCGAGAAGGGCGAGGTCATCTCCGACGGCCCGAGCAATCCGCACGATATCCTGCGCCTGCTCGGCATCGCCGAACTGGCCAAGTACATCGTCGCCGAGGTGCAGGACGTCTATCGCCTGCAGGGCGTGGGCATCAACGACAAGCACATCGAAGTGATCGTGCGTCAGATGCTGCGCAAGGTCGAGATCACCGATGCCGGCGATTCCGACTTCATCCCGGGCGACCAGGTCGAGCTGGTGCGGGTGCTGGAGCAGAACGCGGCGCTCGAGGCCACCGACAAGTTCCCGGCCAAGTACCAGCGCCTGCTGCTGGGTATCACCAAGGCCAGCCTGGCCACCGAGTCGTTCATCTCCGCGGCCTCCTTCCAGGAGACCACGCGGGTGCTGACCGAAGCGGCGGTTACCGGCAAGCGCGACTACCTGCGCGGCCTGAAGGAAAACGTGGTGGTGGGACGTCTGATCCCGGCCGGTACCGGCCTGACCCACCATGCGGAGCGCCGCCGCAAGCGTGAAGACGCCGAACGCGTGCTCCAGCCGTCGGCCCAGGATGTCGAGCAGGAACTGGGCGCTCAGCTCACCGCGCTCGACTCGGACGACGACGAAATCTGA
- the rpoB gene encoding DNA-directed RNA polymerase subunit beta produces the protein MAYSYTEKKRIRKDFGKLPQVMDVPYLLAIQLDSYYDFLQQDRSPEERLDLGLHAAFRSVFPIESFSGNAALEYVSYRFGTPAFDVKECQLRGVTYSAPLRVKVRLIIYDKDSSNKAIKDIKEQEVYMGEIPLMTENGTFVVNGTERVIVSQLHRSPGVFFDHDKGKSHSSGKLLYSARVIPYRGSWLDFEFDPKDNVFVRIDRRRKLPATVLLRALGMSAEEILDEFFDTSTFHIEKRGFSVELVPSRLRGETATFDIKDGDGNVIVEEGRRVTQKHIRQLEKAGLERLEVPMDYLFGKVLAKDQIDPNTGELICACNTAITPEVLETLGQAGLTRLETLYTNDLDCGPFVSDTLKLDTTGSQLEALVEIYRMMRPGEPPTKEAAETLFNNLFFTEDRYDLSGVGRMKFNRRLRREQDEGAGVLDQRDILDVLGELINIRNGFGDVDDIDHLGNRRIRCVGEMAENQFRVGLVRVERAVKERLSMAESEGLMPQDLINAKPVAAAVKEFFGSSQLSQFMDQNNPLSEVTHKRRVSALGPGGLTRERAGFEVRDVHATHYGRLCPIETPEGPNIGLINSLATYSHTNSYGFLETPYRKVVDGQVTDDVVHLSAIEEGNFVIAQASATVDEGGKLVDDLVQVRHRGETTFMRPEQVTLMDVSPRQVVSVAAALIPFLEHDDANRALMGANMQRQAVPTLRADKPLVGTGMERFVARDSGVCAVARRGGTIDSVDAKRIVVRVNEDEIIGGEAGVDIYNLTKYLRSNQNTCQNQRPIVRPGDSVASGDILADGPSVDMGDLALGQNMRIAFMPWNGYNFEDSILLSERAVQEDRFTTIHIQELTCVSRDTKLGAEEITSDIPNVGESALGKLDEAGVVYIGAEVGAGDILVGKVTPKGETQLTPEEKLLRAIFGEKASDVKDTSLRAPTGMKGTVIDVQVFTRDGVEKDSRALSIEQQQLDEVRKDLQETYRIAEDATFERLQRTLVGQPVNGGPKLKKGDVLSDEYLEELPRQQWFKLRMQDENLNELLAQADEQLETRRKEMDERFEDKKRKLTQGDDLAPGVLKIVKVYLAIKRRLQPGDKMAGRHGNKGVISAIMPVEDMPFDDNGEPIDVVLNPLGVPSRMNVGQILETHLGMAARGLGVKIEHMLRDARDQQVSQIREFLGKVYNTESSTRVEDIDSLSDDEVIALAKNLKAGVPMATPVFDGAREHEIKHLLTLADLPDSGQTTLYDGRTGDAFDRPVTVGYMYMLKLNHLVDDKMHARSTGSYSLVTQQPLGGKAQFGGQRFGEMEVWALEAYGAAYTLQEMLTVKSDDVEGRTKMYKSIVDGDHTMQAGMPESFNVLVKEIRSLGIDIELES, from the coding sequence ATGGCTTACTCATACACTGAGAAAAAACGCATCCGCAAGGATTTCGGCAAACTGCCCCAAGTGATGGATGTGCCTTACCTGCTGGCCATCCAGCTTGATTCCTATTACGACTTTCTCCAGCAGGATCGCTCACCCGAAGAACGCCTCGACCTCGGCCTGCATGCCGCCTTCCGGTCGGTCTTTCCGATCGAGAGCTTCTCCGGCAATGCTGCGCTGGAATACGTCAGCTACCGTTTCGGCACTCCGGCCTTCGACGTCAAGGAGTGCCAGCTGCGTGGCGTCACCTATTCGGCTCCCCTGCGCGTCAAGGTCCGTCTGATCATCTACGACAAGGATTCGTCGAACAAGGCGATCAAGGACATCAAGGAGCAGGAAGTCTACATGGGGGAAATCCCCCTGATGACCGAGAACGGTACCTTCGTGGTGAACGGTACCGAGCGCGTCATCGTTTCCCAGCTGCACCGCTCCCCGGGCGTGTTCTTCGATCACGACAAGGGCAAGAGCCACTCCTCCGGCAAGTTGCTGTATTCCGCTCGGGTGATTCCCTACCGCGGTTCCTGGCTGGACTTCGAGTTCGATCCCAAGGACAACGTCTTCGTGCGCATCGACCGTCGCCGCAAGCTGCCGGCCACGGTGCTGCTGCGCGCGCTGGGCATGAGCGCCGAGGAGATCCTCGACGAGTTCTTCGACACCAGCACCTTCCACATCGAGAAGCGCGGCTTCTCCGTGGAACTGGTGCCGTCTCGCCTGCGCGGCGAGACCGCGACCTTCGACATCAAGGATGGTGACGGCAACGTCATCGTCGAGGAAGGTCGTCGCGTCACCCAGAAGCACATCCGCCAGCTGGAGAAGGCCGGCCTCGAGCGTCTCGAGGTGCCGATGGACTACCTGTTCGGCAAGGTGCTGGCCAAGGACCAGATCGATCCCAACACCGGCGAGCTGATCTGCGCCTGCAACACCGCGATCACTCCGGAAGTGCTGGAAACCCTGGGCCAGGCCGGTCTGACCCGCCTGGAGACCCTGTACACCAACGATCTGGATTGCGGTCCGTTCGTCTCCGACACCCTCAAGCTGGACACCACCGGTTCCCAGCTCGAGGCGCTGGTCGAGATCTACCGCATGATGCGCCCCGGCGAGCCGCCCACCAAGGAGGCCGCCGAGACGCTGTTCAACAACCTGTTCTTCACCGAGGACCGCTACGACCTGTCCGGCGTCGGTCGCATGAAGTTCAACCGTCGTCTGCGCCGCGAGCAGGACGAGGGCGCCGGCGTTCTCGATCAGCGCGATATCCTCGACGTGCTCGGCGAGCTGATCAACATCCGTAACGGCTTCGGCGACGTCGATGACATCGACCACCTGGGCAACCGTCGCATCCGCTGCGTCGGCGAGATGGCCGAGAACCAGTTCCGCGTCGGCCTGGTGCGCGTCGAGCGTGCGGTCAAGGAACGCCTCTCCATGGCGGAGAGCGAAGGCCTGATGCCGCAGGACCTGATCAACGCCAAGCCGGTGGCCGCGGCGGTGAAGGAGTTCTTCGGCTCCTCCCAGCTGTCGCAGTTCATGGACCAGAACAACCCGCTGTCCGAGGTGACGCACAAGCGTCGCGTCTCCGCCCTCGGCCCGGGTGGTCTGACCCGCGAGCGTGCCGGCTTCGAGGTGCGTGACGTTCACGCCACCCACTACGGCCGCCTTTGCCCGATCGAGACCCCTGAGGGTCCGAACATCGGTCTGATCAACTCGCTGGCCACCTACAGCCACACCAACAGCTACGGCTTCCTCGAGACGCCGTACCGCAAGGTCGTGGACGGTCAGGTGACCGACGACGTGGTGCACCTCTCCGCGATCGAGGAGGGCAACTTCGTCATCGCCCAGGCCTCGGCTACCGTGGACGAGGGCGGCAAGCTGGTCGACGACCTGGTGCAGGTCCGCCATCGCGGCGAGACCACCTTCATGCGCCCCGAGCAGGTCACCCTGATGGACGTCTCGCCGCGTCAGGTGGTGTCCGTGGCCGCGGCCTTGATCCCGTTCCTCGAGCACGATGACGCCAACCGCGCCCTGATGGGGGCGAACATGCAGCGTCAGGCCGTGCCGACCCTGCGCGCCGACAAGCCGCTGGTCGGTACCGGCATGGAGCGTTTCGTGGCCCGCGACTCCGGCGTCTGCGCCGTGGCCCGTCGTGGCGGCACCATCGACTCCGTCGACGCCAAGCGCATCGTGGTGCGGGTCAACGAGGACGAGATCATCGGCGGCGAAGCCGGCGTCGATATCTACAACCTGACCAAGTACCTGCGTTCCAACCAGAACACCTGCCAGAACCAGCGTCCGATCGTGCGCCCCGGCGACAGCGTGGCCAGCGGCGACATCCTGGCCGACGGCCCGTCCGTCGACATGGGTGACCTGGCCCTGGGCCAGAACATGCGCATCGCCTTCATGCCGTGGAACGGCTACAACTTCGAGGACTCCATCCTGCTCTCCGAGCGGGCCGTCCAGGAAGACCGTTTCACCACCATCCACATCCAGGAGCTGACCTGCGTCTCCCGCGACACCAAGCTGGGCGCGGAGGAGATCACCTCCGACATTCCGAACGTCGGCGAGTCCGCGCTCGGCAAGCTGGATGAGGCTGGCGTCGTCTACATCGGTGCCGAGGTCGGCGCGGGCGACATCCTGGTCGGCAAGGTCACGCCCAAGGGCGAGACCCAGCTGACCCCGGAGGAGAAGCTGCTGCGTGCGATCTTCGGTGAGAAGGCGTCCGACGTGAAGGACACCTCCCTGCGTGCCCCGACCGGCATGAAGGGCACCGTCATCGACGTGCAGGTGTTCACCCGCGACGGCGTGGAGAAGGACTCCCGTGCGCTCTCCATCGAGCAGCAACAGCTCGACGAGGTGCGCAAGGATCTCCAGGAGACCTATCGCATCGCCGAGGACGCGACCTTCGAGCGTCTGCAGCGCACCCTGGTCGGCCAGCCGGTCAACGGGGGGCCGAAGCTCAAGAAGGGCGACGTGCTCAGCGACGAGTACCTCGAGGAGCTGCCGCGTCAGCAGTGGTTCAAGCTGCGCATGCAGGACGAGAACCTCAACGAGCTGCTGGCCCAGGCCGACGAGCAGCTGGAGACCCGTCGCAAGGAGATGGACGAGCGCTTCGAGGACAAGAAGCGCAAGCTCACCCAGGGCGACGACCTTGCGCCGGGCGTGCTGAAGATCGTCAAGGTCTACCTCGCCATCAAGCGTCGCCTGCAGCCGGGCGACAAGATGGCCGGCCGTCACGGTAACAAGGGTGTCATCTCGGCCATCATGCCGGTCGAGGACATGCCGTTCGACGACAACGGCGAGCCGATCGACGTGGTGCTGAACCCGCTGGGCGTGCCGTCGCGCATGAACGTCGGTCAGATCCTCGAGACCCACCTGGGCATGGCCGCCCGCGGCCTCGGCGTGAAGATCGAGCACATGCTGCGCGACGCCCGCGACCAGCAGGTCTCGCAGATCCGCGAGTTCCTGGGCAAGGTCTACAATACCGAGTCGAGCACCCGGGTCGAGGACATCGATTCGCTCTCCGACGACGAGGTGATCGCGCTGGCGAAGAACCTCAAGGCGGGCGTGCCCATGGCCACGCCGGTCTTCGACGGTGCTCGCGAGCATGAGATCAAGCACCTGCTGACGCTGGCCGACCTGCCGGACTCCGGCCAGACGACCCTCTACGACGGTCGTACCGGCGATGCCTTCGATCGCCCGGTCACCGTGGGTTACATGTACATGCTGAAGCTCAACCACCTGGTGGATGACAAGATGCACGCGCGTTCCACCGGTTCCTACTCCCTGGTGACCCAGCAGCCGCTGGGCGGCAAGGCGCAGTTCGGTGGTCAGCGCTTCGGGGAAATGGAGGTCTGGGCCCTGGAAGCCTATGGCGCCGCCTACACCCTTCAGGAAATGCTCACCGTCAAGTCCGACGACGTGGAAGGCCGCACCAAGATGTACAAGAGCATCGTGGATGGCGACCACACCATGCAGGCGGGCATGCCGGAATCCTTCAACGTGCTGGTGAAGGAAATCCGCTCGCTGGGCATCGATATCGAACTGGAGAGCTGA
- the rplL gene encoding 50S ribosomal protein L7/L12, translating to MALTKEDIINAVADMSVMEVAELIEAMEEKFGVTAAAAVVAGPGGGEAAAAEEQTEFDLVLTAAGDKKVNVIKAVREITGLGLKEAKGAVDGVPATLKEGMSKEDAEEAKTKLEEAGASVELK from the coding sequence ATGGCACTGACCAAAGAAGACATCATCAACGCCGTCGCCGACATGTCCGTGATGGAAGTCGCCGAGCTGATCGAAGCGATGGAAGAGAAGTTCGGCGTGACCGCCGCTGCTGCCGTCGTCGCCGGCCCGGGTGGCGGTGAAGCCGCTGCTGCCGAAGAGCAGACCGAGTTCGACCTGGTGCTGACCGCCGCTGGCGACAAGAAGGTCAACGTCATCAAGGCCGTCCGCGAGATCACCGGTCTGGGCCTGAAGGAAGCCAAGGGTGCCGTCGACGGCGTCCCGGCGACCCTGAAGGAAGGCATGTCCAAGGAAGATGCCGAAGAAGCCAAGACCAAGCTGGAAGAAGCCGGCGCGAGCGTGGAGCTCAAGTAA
- the rplJ gene encoding 50S ribosomal protein L10 codes for MPLALEGKKAIVAEVSEAAKDALSVVVADSRGVPVSKMTELRKQARENGVQIRVVRNTLARRALEGTQWECLNESFVGPTLLAFSTDHPGAAARLFKEFGKSEEDFEVKALAYEGEFIPASDLDRLASLPTYDEAIAKLMSVMKEASAGKLVRTLAALRDQKEGEAA; via the coding sequence GTGCCACTAGCACTCGAAGGCAAGAAGGCCATTGTTGCCGAGGTCAGTGAAGCGGCCAAGGATGCTCTCTCCGTCGTCGTTGCCGACTCTCGTGGCGTCCCGGTCAGCAAGATGACCGAACTGCGCAAGCAGGCCCGCGAGAATGGCGTGCAGATCCGTGTTGTCCGCAACACCCTGGCACGCCGCGCCCTCGAAGGCACTCAGTGGGAGTGCCTGAACGAGTCTTTCGTGGGTCCGACTCTGCTGGCCTTCTCCACCGATCATCCGGGCGCTGCCGCCCGTCTGTTCAAGGAGTTCGGCAAGTCCGAGGAAGACTTCGAAGTCAAGGCGCTGGCATACGAAGGCGAGTTCATCCCGGCGAGCGATCTCGACCGCCTGGCAAGCCTGCCGACCTATGACGAGGCCATCGCGAAGCTGATGTCCGTCATGAAGGAGGCTTCTGCCGGCAAGCTGGTTCGTACCCTCGCCGCGCTGCGTGACCAGAAGGAAGGCGAGGCCGCCTGA
- the rplA gene encoding 50S ribosomal protein L1, producing MAKLSKRAQQIREKVDPNKAYSLEEAVALLSELSTVKFKESVDVAVNLGVDPRKSDQVVRGATVMPNGTGKDVRVAVFTQGANEEAAKEAGADIVGMDDLAEQVKKGQLDFDVVIASPDAMRVVGQLGQILGPRGLMPNPKVGTVTPDVATAVKNAKAGQVRFRTDKNGIIHATLGKVDFDADAIRGNLEALIADLKKLKPSTSKGVYFKKVSLSTTMGPGLTVDHAAFV from the coding sequence ATGGCTAAGCTCAGCAAGCGCGCTCAGCAGATTCGCGAGAAAGTCGACCCGAACAAGGCGTACTCCCTCGAGGAGGCCGTGGCCCTGCTCTCCGAGCTGTCCACCGTCAAGTTCAAGGAGTCCGTGGACGTCGCCGTCAACCTGGGCGTCGATCCGCGTAAATCCGACCAGGTCGTGCGTGGCGCCACCGTCATGCCGAACGGTACCGGCAAGGACGTGCGCGTTGCCGTCTTCACCCAGGGTGCCAACGAAGAAGCCGCCAAGGAAGCCGGTGCCGATATCGTCGGCATGGACGACCTGGCCGAGCAGGTCAAGAAAGGCCAGCTCGACTTCGACGTGGTCATCGCCTCGCCGGACGCCATGCGCGTCGTCGGTCAGCTGGGTCAGATCCTCGGTCCGCGTGGCCTGATGCCGAACCCGAAGGTCGGCACCGTGACCCCGGACGTGGCTACCGCCGTCAAGAACGCCAAGGCCGGTCAGGTGCGCTTCCGTACCGACAAGAACGGCATCATCCACGCCACTCTCGGCAAGGTCGACTTCGACGCTGACGCGATCCGCGGCAACCTCGAAGCGCTGATCGCCGACCTGAAGAAGCTCAAGCCGAGCACTTCCAAGGGCGTGTATTTCAAGAAGGTCTCCCTGTCCACCACCATGGGCCCGGGTCTGACCGTCGATCACGCCGCGTTCGTCTAA